From the genome of Streptomyces sp. NBC_00659, one region includes:
- a CDS encoding PmoA family protein gives MNDDTQLLRIAGRPVARYVTRPALPARLSPRPYLHPVTTLAGTAVTELSPADHTHHLGVGVAVPDVEGHNFWGGRTYVRDQGPTELDNHGAQRHAGFQLRDPDGFVEELRWMAAGTELLRERRTVAAVALTDTAWALDFTFSLTNVTARGLSIGSPATNGRPGAAYGGFFWRARKEQDAPRVFTADAEGEEAVHARPADWLALAGAGWTLVLAGATGATRRDPWFVRTAEYPGVGSSLAHDERLAVEAGETLVRRVVTVVADGTLDRSGAAALVRKAVSP, from the coding sequence AACGACGACACGCAGCTCCTGCGGATCGCGGGCCGCCCCGTCGCCCGCTACGTCACCCGGCCCGCACTCCCCGCCCGGCTCTCCCCGCGCCCGTATCTGCACCCCGTCACCACCCTGGCCGGCACCGCCGTCACCGAGCTCAGCCCGGCCGACCACACCCACCACCTCGGCGTCGGTGTCGCCGTACCCGACGTCGAGGGGCACAACTTCTGGGGCGGGCGCACCTACGTCCGCGACCAGGGACCGACCGAGCTCGACAACCACGGCGCCCAGCGGCACGCCGGCTTCCAGCTGCGCGACCCGGACGGCTTCGTGGAGGAGCTGCGCTGGATGGCCGCGGGCACCGAACTGCTGCGGGAGCGCCGTACGGTCGCGGCCGTCGCCCTCACCGACACCGCCTGGGCGCTGGACTTCACCTTCTCCCTCACGAACGTCACCGCGCGCGGCCTGTCGATCGGCAGCCCCGCCACCAACGGACGGCCGGGCGCGGCCTACGGAGGCTTCTTCTGGCGGGCCCGCAAGGAACAGGACGCCCCGCGCGTGTTCACCGCCGACGCCGAGGGCGAGGAGGCCGTGCACGCGCGCCCCGCCGACTGGCTCGCCCTCGCGGGCGCCGGCTGGACGCTCGTCCTCGCCGGGGCGACCGGCGCGACCCGCCGTGACCCGTGGTTCGTCCGCACCGCCGAGTACCCGGGCGTCGGCTCCTCCCTGGCCCATGACGAGCGGCTGGCCGTCGAGGCGGGGGAGACGCTCGTACGCCGGGTCGTCACCGTCGTCGCCGACGGCACCCTCGACCGGAGCGGGGCCGCCGCGCTGGTCCGCAAGGCGGTGAGCCCCT